TATTATTTTATGATTTAGTTGAAATATCTTTTGTGAACAACATTTGTTATTATTTTTAACATTTTTTAAGTAATATAAAGCTTTAAAATGTAAAATTTAGAGTTTTAAAATGTTTTATTTTAATTATAAATAGTTTTATTTAAGCTGTTTTGTAAAATTTTAGATATATATGACAAATATTCAACTAAAGTTGATGGAATTGGGTATATCATGTCATTTTCAGATCCTAAATATCTGAACCCGATCCGGATCCGATATGGACCCGAAAAATTACGGGTATTTTATGGGTATTTTAATTATAGATCCGAACCGACCCGGACCCGAGAAGAATCGACCCGAACTTGAACCGAAAATTTCTAAGTACCTATTGAGTCTAAATATTCAGGACCCGAAAAGACCCGGATCCGAAAAGAACTGGCCCGAACGCCCAGGCCTAGCAGGAGCAATATTGTATTATAGATTTGTTAATAATGTCAACAATAGTGTTAGGATAATTAGCTAATATTGATTTTTTGTATGTATATGCAGCCTAATTTCTCTTGATAAAAGCTCAAACTTGTTCTAAAATCATATCTATTTATGCTTCATTGAATTAATTAGTTACTATATGTTTAAATTTAGCTGTAATCGATTACAAAATGATTATTTAGTAGTAGTATTTTTGTCTTAAAGAAACGAATCCATATTCCATAACATATCGCTTTCTAATCTAACTCTAGCTGTTTCTTTTTCAGGCACTAATTCGTTTAACGTAGCACAGGACACGACTCTCATAATAGAAAACACGTTATATAGCTTTAGATGACACGGTGTTTCAAATGGATCATGCGTTCCAGCATGGTGTTTAACGTCAGGCTCATAGGCAGTCTATAGAAGGACATAGATACATCCTCAGGGAAGACACATCATCAGGTTAAGAATGGATGGTGATTGCTGTCCGAGAAGGTTGTGACGTAATGACTAATATTTTGATGTTATACATGTCTGAAAAACAAAACCGACTGAATTTATGTTTCAGATTAAAATAAAATTATTTTTTTAATTCTATGCTTTTAATTTATATATTTTAGGATACCTTTTATTAAAATGTTTTCCCGTATTTTCATTTTTAAACAATTTTACAACTTTGATCAAAAAAATAGTAATTTTACAATAAGACTTTCCAAATTGGATAACCAATAGTAGAACTCAACTACGTACACTTATTTATTGACATAAAAAAAATAAATGCCAAAAAAAAACGAGGGTTAGCAGTTTTCACAAAAAAAAAAAAAAACGAGGGTTGTTGTCAAGCTCTTCCCAAGCTCTTCTTCCTCGTGCAACTTCCGAGAATTCGATCATAAAAACAACTTCAATATCGGATTAGGGTTTCTAAATTCTCCGAAATTCTGAGGTAATTCAATCGCTCATTCTTATAAGCTTTGCACATATATCAAAACTATTGGTTTTAACTTTTAAGGTTCCTGCAGCCAAATTATTTGATAAGTTATGCGGATGTAATGTCAATTGTTAGTATTGATTTTATTAGATTAAGTCGCAGATTCTACCTGTACCCAGGAGCTTGAGATTACTAGGGTTAACGAAGATTAGACCTTCTGGAATTTAGATTAAATCCTTTTTGCTTCATTCTCTGTAAAATTAAACTGTTTAGTTATTACAGTTGGATGACTCTTATTGTCTCCATGAGTAGTCGCTTCAAGTTTCTGAAACTAAATGCTTGATTGGGTTTGGGCTCTGAATGTGCCTTATGACATTGCTCTGCATCGATTTTCTTGGGCATTATAATAGCTTTTGCAGTGATTGAGAGCGTCTTCCTTATGTTTTAGGTGTTCACAGAGTTAAGAGTTTGATAGTTTTGTTTGTAACTTGATTTTATTTTATTTTTTTTTGCTAAAAACTTGATTTTATTGTCTGCAGGACATGTCAGGGAAACGGGTGATAGCAATATGTATGTCCGGAGGGCAGTTTCTAACAGAGAAAGGCGGAGCGCTAACTTACAGAGGCGGCGATGCACACGCAATAGACATTGACGAAGATACGATGTTCAAAGACTTTATCTCAGAGATTGGTGAGATGTTTAACTTCGACGCCACCAGCACAGTTTGTCTCAAATACTTTCTCCCTGATAACAAGAAGACTCTCATCTCCATCTCTAACGATAAAGACTTGAAACGGATGATCAAGTTCCACGAGAACTCTAACTCTGCTGATGTCTATCTCATACCCGAAGAAGCTCCCGAGGCTAGCAGGTAAGCAAAAAAAAGCCTCGTCGTTAGAGCCGGTTCTTAGATTTTGGAGGCTGTAGACGATTTATTAACTGCTTCGGTAAAAAAAAATAAATCAAATTTGGAAGTCTATGTCTATGTAATTTAACGAGTTTATTTTTCTTCTTACAGATCTAGCAGAACGACACTGTCCGAAGCGATTCCACCAGCTCCTCTAGACGACATGATAGATGACACAACAGGACCAGAAGATCATCTTCCCCTCTCAGTCTCAGATCCTACTGTTGTAACAATAGAGCAAGTCATGAGCCAAGCTGCAGAAGATTCACAGATCGTTACAACTCCATCGATGATTCTCGACGTCAACAATCCCTCAGGAGACATTCTCGCAAAGGCGAGAACGCAGCAGTGGCAGAACACAATCACAGGCCTCGGACAGAGGTTCAAAAACGTAGGCGAGTTCCGCGAATCGCTGCGCAAGTACGCCATTGCTAACCAGTTCGGTTTCCGTTACAAGAAGAACGATAGCCACCGAGTGACGGTCAGATGCAAAGCGGAGGGCTGTCCCTGGAGGATCCACGCCTCGAGGCTATCGACCACTCAGCTGATATGCATCAAGAAGATGACCCCTTCGCATACCTGCGAAGGCGCGGGTGGCTTCAACGGTCTCCAGACGAGTAGGAGCTGGGTGGCCAGTATTATCAAGGAGAAGCTGAGAGTGTTTCCTAACTATAAACCGAAAGATATCGTCAGCGATATTAAAGAAGAGTATGGGATTCAGCTGAACTACTTTCAAGCTTGGCGCGGGAAAGAGATTGCGAGAGAGCAGCTCCAAGGATCGTACAAGGACGGTTACAAGCAGCTTCCGGTTTACTGCGAGAAGATAATCGAAACAAATCCAGGCAGCATTGTTACATTCGCAACCAAGAAGGATTCGAGCTTCCACCGTGTTTTCGTGTCGTTCCACGCCTCGGTTTACGGTTTTGTTGAAGGTTGTAGACCGTTGGTGTTTCTTGATAGTATCCCCTTGAAGGCAAAGTATCAGGGGACTTTGTTGGCTGCGACTTCTGTTGACGGAGACGACGAAGTGTTTCCGTTAGCGTTTGCGGTTGTTGACGCCGAGAGTGAGGATAACTGGGAGTGGTTTTTGCTCCAGCTGAGAACTGCTATCTCCACCTTCGCGGCTTGTCCGATCACTTTCGTGGCGGACAGGCTCAAGAACCTCCAGGAACTGATCCCGAAAGTGTTTGTTAACTCGTTTCATGCTTACTGCTTACGGTATTTAACCGACGAGCTCATCAGAGACTTGAAAGGACCGTTCTCTCACGAGATCAAGAGGCTAATCGTCGATGAGTTTTACTCGGCGGCTTATGCGCCGAGACAGGACTCGTTTGAGGGATATGTGGGGAACATCAGAGGCCTTTCGCAGGACGCTTACGACTGGATTATGCACAATAGCAAGCCTGATCACTGGGCTAATGTTTACTTTCCTGGTGCTAGGTACAACCACATGACATCAAACTCAGGTGAACCGTTCTTCACCTGGGCTTCAGAGGCCAACGAACTACCTATAACTCAAATGGTTGATCTGATCCTGGGAAAGATAATGGGAATGATTCACGTGAGAAGGATTAATGGAGATGAGGATAATGGAAGAAGATTGACTCCTTCCATGGAGATAAAGCTAGAGAAAGAGTGTTTAAAAGCGCAAGGCGTTAATGTAACGTCCTCATCCACGGATAACAATTTGTTTCAAGTCCAGGGAGAGACGTATGAGGTGGTGAACATGGCGCAGTGTGACTGTAGCTGCAAAGGTTGGCAGTTAACGGGGTTACCGTGTCACCACGCGGTTGCTGTTATAAGCTGTAGTGGACGTAGTCCTTATGACTTTTGTTCTAGATATTACAGTGTTGATAACTATAGGTTGACTTATGCTATGTCGATAAGTCCGGTTCCTTTGTTGGATGGAGAGATGTGTAGAGAGAGCTCAGGGGGTTCTGGGATGACGGTGACACCGCCACCTACACGGCGGCCTCCGGGGAGGCCACCGAAGAAGAAGACACCGGCTGAAGAGGTGATGAAGCGGCAGCTGCAGTGTAGTAAGTGCAAGGGGCTTGGTCACAACAAATCAACTTGTAAAGTATATCCTCCTCTTGAATGCTAGTAAGAAAAGAAAAAAAAAATTTTAAATCATTCTTTAAGAAAGGAATTTACATTTAAGATTTTTTTTATATGATTTTGATTTAATTTTTAAAAAAATTTGCTCAAGTTATCACTTATGAACTTGTCTCAAGTATAAAGTTAAATAAATACATAACAAATAACAATGAATATATTTGTTTTTCATAATAAAAAAAAAAAATTGTTGATTTTGACAATATCACATAACCCTCGGAACGATTCACTCTTTCCCTACTCACTACAAAGAATAAAGGGTTACAGAATCATCTGGCCGAGATTGAATCACAGTAACAAAAACAGAGGAAGCAGATACATAAGATATGAATTTCTCTGACTGTTCCCTCTGGTTTTCGTGTTCTGAAAGTAACAACGGATAGATTACAAGCCGAGCCAAGGACACTGGTCCCTAGCATGTTCAGGTACTAACTTAGCCACCATCTCCAGAGGCACACCTTGAAGCTCTGCTTTCACACAACACATTAATAAAGAACATGAGTCACTTGTGTATATGATGCTATTGATATGTGTCACTTGTATATAGTTCAACGTGCTAAAAAACCAAGAGAAAAAGGAAGAATGTGGTTAGTACCATGAGGCTTGAAGTTGAATAGCGGTGGAAATAAACTTCCATTGGGATCTCTAAGCTCGTCAAAGAAAGGATGGACCAATACATCAATCTACAAAGGTACAACAAAATAAGATAAGGAGAAAATGTTTATACAGAAATGAAGGAAAGATGGTAAGAGAGGTTACAAATACTCACAGCAGTGAAACGGAGATTGGGAGAGTACTGAAGAAGCCTTGAGACCAAATCAACAGCTTCTGGAGGCATCCCCTTGTGAAATACCTGAAACTCCAGTGAGGAATGTTAACGGCTAGTTAAAGAAGGCATTGAACTTTTTAAAGGTCAGGTTTACCTTATGCC
This sequence is a window from Brassica oleracea var. oleracea cultivar TO1000 chromosome C1, BOL, whole genome shotgun sequence. Protein-coding genes within it:
- the LOC106296467 gene encoding uncharacterized protein LOC106296467, with amino-acid sequence MSGKRVIAICMSGGQFLTEKGGALTYRGGDAHAIDIDEDTMFKDFISEIGEMFNFDATSTVCLKYFLPDNKKTLISISNDKDLKRMIKFHENSNSADVYLIPEEAPEASRSSRTTLSEAIPPAPLDDMIDDTTGPEDHLPLSVSDPTVVTIEQVMSQAAEDSQIVTTPSMILDVNNPSGDILAKARTQQWQNTITGLGQRFKNVGEFRESLRKYAIANQFGFRYKKNDSHRVTVRCKAEGCPWRIHASRLSTTQLICIKKMTPSHTCEGAGGFNGLQTSRSWVASIIKEKLRVFPNYKPKDIVSDIKEEYGIQLNYFQAWRGKEIAREQLQGSYKDGYKQLPVYCEKIIETNPGSIVTFATKKDSSFHRVFVSFHASVYGFVEGCRPLVFLDSIPLKAKYQGTLLAATSVDGDDEVFPLAFAVVDAESEDNWEWFLLQLRTAISTFAACPITFVADRLKNLQELIPKVFVNSFHAYCLRYLTDELIRDLKGPFSHEIKRLIVDEFYSAAYAPRQDSFEGYVGNIRGLSQDAYDWIMHNSKPDHWANVYFPGARYNHMTSNSGEPFFTWASEANELPITQMVDLILGKIMGMIHVRRINGDEDNGRRLTPSMEIKLEKECLKAQGVNVTSSSTDNNLFQVQGETYEVVNMAQCDCSCKGWQLTGLPCHHAVAVISCSGRSPYDFCSRYYSVDNYRLTYAMSISPVPLLDGEMCRESSGGSGMTVTPPPTRRPPGRPPKKKTPAEEVMKRQLQCSKCKGLGHNKSTCKVYPPLEC